A single region of the Raphanus sativus cultivar WK10039 chromosome 1, ASM80110v3, whole genome shotgun sequence genome encodes:
- the LOC108856789 gene encoding putative high mobility group B protein 11 translates to MSTDETLTDSQLQLVPVYGSSLENMSDGESFRTALYIDLVEYPDIFWDILPDFLKKIGKTLKFPTVCGESLDLHQLFVEVTKRGGLQMVIMNRKAKEVISTFNLKKPLTNAAYVVKRHYLRMLFEFEHVYFFDQPLSSFWEREDVKRLVENGVQDKGNQLSGIQLGSRIEGMIDGKFETGYLVTMKMGSQELTGVLYHSAPPETPRRRKKKAKLSHVNSLLPKVNISGYNFFFAEEYKRLKAAYAGQERSLVKEIANKWRNLSPSDREVYQEKGAKDKERYKTQMAAYLSFLDIGAAGSVVATDDAVAEAQAQAEDEAEEGL, encoded by the exons GTTCCCGTTTATGGCTCTTCTTTAGAAAACATGAGCGACGGCGAATCCTTTCGTACGGCTTTGTACATTGATCTTGTCGAATACCCTGATATTTTCTGGGACATACTCCctgattttctcaaaaaaattggCAAAACTCTGAA GTTTCCTACTGTGTGCGGAGAGAGTCTGGATCTGCATCAGCTTTTCGTGGAGGTCACTAAAAGAGGTGGTCTTCAAATG GTGATCATGAATCGTAAGGCCAAAGAGGTGATTAGCACATTTAACTTGAAGAAACCATTGACCAACGCAGCATATGTTGTAAAGAGGCATTATCTGAGGATGCTCTTTGAATTCGAACATGTGTATTTCTTCGACCAACCACTTTCTTCATTCTGGGAGAGAG aaGATGTGAAGCGCCTTGTCGAGAACGGTGTACAGGACAAAGGTAATCAACTTTCAGGCATACAACTTGGCTCCAGGATTGAAGGGATGATCGATGGGAAGTTTGAAACGGGCTATCTTGTGACCATGAAGATGGGATCACAGGAGCTCACAGGAGTGCTTTACCACTCTGCTCCTCCCGAAACTCCTCGAAGACGCAAGAAGAAAGCAAAACTGTCTCATGTGAATTCTTTGCTCCCTAAGGTCAACATAAGCGGTTATAACTTCTTCTTCGCTGAGGAGTACAAGAGGCTTAAGGCTGCGTACGCTGGGCAGGAACGTTCCCTCGTCAAGGAGATCGCGAATAAGTGGAGGAACCTCTCTCCATCTGATAGAGAG GTTTATCAAGAAAAAGGGGCTAAAGATAAAGAGAGATACAAGACACAGATGGCTGCGTACTTATCCTTCCTTGATATTGGTGCGGCGGGAAGTGTTGTTGCGACTGATGATGCTGTGGCTGAGGCTCAAGCTCAAGCTGAGGATGAGGCCGAGGAGGGTCTCTAG